Proteins encoded by one window of Candidatus Binatia bacterium:
- a CDS encoding response regulator transcription factor, producing the protein MSITILLADDHNVVRQGLRAILDREPDFTVVGEAVEGFEAVRLAERLRPDVLVVDVLMPGLNGIEVVRQVAERAPATRALVLSVESDERNIREALTNGAAGYVVKDAPASELIEAVREVAAGKRHLSPALSELALSAYVKGSQARENDSYRNLTTREREVLHLAAQGNTNAQIGKRLFISPRTVEIHRASLMRKLGLKRLVDLILYALKRGIVTAEWFSERPRPAVKESKPKQPKKKRPGLAKHGRRL; encoded by the coding sequence ATGAGCATCACCATCCTACTGGCCGATGACCACAACGTCGTGCGCCAGGGCTTGCGCGCGATCCTCGACCGCGAGCCGGATTTTACCGTCGTCGGCGAGGCGGTCGAGGGCTTCGAGGCCGTTCGTCTCGCGGAGCGCCTTCGACCTGACGTATTGGTGGTGGATGTTCTCATGCCCGGATTGAACGGCATCGAAGTCGTGCGCCAGGTGGCCGAGCGCGCGCCCGCGACCCGCGCTCTGGTTCTTTCCGTCGAGAGCGATGAGCGAAACATTCGGGAAGCCCTGACCAACGGCGCGGCCGGATACGTGGTCAAAGACGCGCCAGCGTCGGAACTGATCGAGGCCGTACGCGAGGTGGCGGCCGGGAAACGTCACCTGAGCCCGGCTCTTTCCGAGCTTGCCCTCTCCGCTTACGTGAAAGGCAGTCAAGCCCGCGAGAACGACTCCTACCGGAACCTCACCACCCGCGAGCGCGAGGTCCTCCACCTGGCGGCACAGGGAAACACCAACGCCCAAATCGGCAAGCGGCTGTTCATCAGTCCCAGGACCGTGGAAATTCATCGCGCTTCTCTGATGCGTAAGCTTGGCTTGAAAAGGCTCGTGGACTTGATTCTCTACGCGCTCAAGCGGGGCATTGTGACGGCGGAGTGGTTTTCCGAGCGCCCGCGCCCGGCCGTGAAAGAGTCAAAACCAAAACAGCCTAAGAAGAAGCGACCGGGCTTGGCAAAGCACGGCCGCCGGCTCTAA